The following are from one region of the Streptomyces fradiae genome:
- the solA gene encoding N-methyl-L-tryptophan oxidase codes for MTRTPDADVAVVGLGAWGASALWQLASRGVRVLGFERYGLGHPFGASHGGTRMFRVTCLEHPGLVPLAQRSRQLWQQLETLTGRALFDQVGAVLMGPADGHIAGGSLRAAREHDLPVETLTAGELSRWLPQHAAFQDGDIGVREPEAGLIRPEAAVRAAVGAAAAAAARVLTDTRVTAIEPAGDGVVVRTPARDFRVGQVVVTAGPWLDTLVPGLPLETVRVPQTWFRPAGDPAPFTLDRLPPFMRELGGRGAIWGHGSHDGPDVKLGLEDGGSAFRVTPADDCDRGVTPEDWTAVSGLLAEAVPGMGAVPSRTEVGMFSRTPDKQFLIGRPHGDPRLVVAGGCNFHGFKHSTGIGEALADIVLGRPTGCPLDFADPNRFL; via the coding sequence ATGACCCGGACGCCCGACGCGGACGTCGCGGTGGTGGGGCTCGGCGCCTGGGGGGCCTCGGCCCTGTGGCAGCTGGCCTCGCGCGGCGTGCGCGTGCTCGGCTTCGAGCGGTACGGGCTCGGCCACCCCTTCGGCGCGTCGCACGGCGGCACCCGGATGTTCCGCGTCACCTGCCTCGAACACCCCGGACTCGTACCGCTGGCCCAGCGGTCCCGGCAGCTGTGGCAGCAGCTGGAGACCCTCACCGGCCGCGCCCTCTTCGACCAGGTGGGCGCGGTCCTGATGGGCCCCGCGGACGGACACATCGCCGGCGGTTCGCTGCGGGCCGCCCGGGAGCACGACCTGCCCGTGGAGACCCTGACCGCCGGTGAGCTGAGCCGGTGGCTGCCGCAGCACGCGGCGTTCCAGGACGGCGACATCGGCGTCCGCGAGCCGGAGGCCGGATTGATCCGGCCGGAGGCGGCGGTCCGCGCCGCCGTCGGCGCGGCGGCCGCGGCCGCCGCCCGGGTCCTCACCGACACCCGGGTCACCGCGATCGAACCGGCCGGCGACGGCGTGGTCGTCCGCACCCCCGCCCGTGACTTCCGGGTCGGGCAGGTCGTGGTGACGGCGGGCCCGTGGCTCGACACGCTGGTGCCCGGACTGCCCCTGGAGACCGTACGGGTCCCCCAGACCTGGTTCCGGCCGGCCGGCGACCCCGCACCGTTCACCCTCGACCGGCTGCCGCCCTTCATGCGGGAGCTCGGCGGCCGCGGCGCCATCTGGGGCCACGGTTCCCACGACGGCCCGGACGTCAAACTCGGCCTGGAGGACGGCGGAAGCGCCTTCCGGGTCACCCCCGCTGACGACTGCGACCGCGGCGTCACCCCGGAGGACTGGACCGCCGTCTCCGGCCTGCTTGCCGAGGCGGTGCCCGGCATGGGCGCCGTGCCGTCGCGGACCGAGGTCGGCATGTTCAGCCGCACTCCCGACAAGCAGTTCCTCATCGGCCGCCCGCACGGCGACCCGCGACTGGTCGTCGCCGGCGGCTGCAACTTCCACGGCTTCAAGCACTCCACCGGCATCGGGGAGGCGCTGGCCGACATCGTCCTCGGCCGGCCGACCGGCTGTCCGCTGGACTTCGCCGATCCCAACCGATTCCTGTAA